A region of the Vidua macroura isolate BioBank_ID:100142 chromosome 16, ASM2450914v1, whole genome shotgun sequence genome:
AAGGAGTACATTATATATGAAACCAAGCAAGTACTCTCCATAACACTGGCAGCACGTGCCTTCTGTATGGTCAGTGGCTCTGCTACACTGTACTTTGATGTAGAAGTTAGGATTTAATTGATGCCTTACAAGAACTCACTCTGCTCTGGCTGTCCAGTGCTGAGCCCTGCTTTGTTCAGTTGCTGGTGTGGCAAGAGAGTTGTAAGGAGCTGTAAGGAGCTAATGAGGAAGCTTTTGCAAAGACAGCTGAATATACATGGATTTGCACTGGGTTAGTGGAAACCTCCCTTCCAGTCTGTGGCCTGTGAAAGGTGCATCCTGCGTCTTCTCTAAATggctgagagaaagaaaacacagagataTCCTTCCTCACTTCTGTCCTTCAGTCCTGTGGTTACTGCATGACTCAGGAAACAGGAATTTTCTCCAGTGAACCAAAGCCTAGTCAAGATATCTTCAATCCTATTTCACTGCTTTGCAGCCTTTGTCCTAATGCAGTCAGAGGGGCTTTGTATCCTACTCTTGGCTCTTCCATGCTTTCCCAAACCTCACTTCTttaaaagagagatttttccTTGTTACTTAACATCCATTTTAAGGAAGTATCTTTCCCCTAATGAGGAAGTGCTGCATTGCATTtgtgttttaagatttttcatTCAAAAGCCTCATGCAGCATTTATACTGCTACAGTTAAAGTAAGCAAGAGAGCCCTCAGAAGAGGTGCCCCTTCCAGATGGGTCACCTGCAAACCAGAGGAAGGAGACAgaaggcaggagggcagggatcCCCTCACCATCGTGTGATGCTGGCACTGGCTTGGATTTGGGGTGGTGTGATCCGTGTCCCTATCCGTTTCAAGAATTTGTTCCCTTTTGAGACAAATTGTTTCATGACTTCTGTTTTCTatgttccccccccccccccccccatgaaATGGGGCTAACCCTTCCCTACTGCACAGGACCTGTCATGGGACAGTCACAGTGTTTGCCATGGCGAtaaggctgtgctgggacctGTAGTGAAGGACAAACCAGGGATTTCCAAACCAAAAGATTTGCTGAGTCAGACAGCTCAAGGGGAAAAGGTGTGGAGGGAAGAGGCAAGAGTTTTAGCTGCagtaaaagacatttaaaatcttCACAGCATCTGGCCTGGGCAGCCATTAAGAACGTGGGTTTCAGAAGCAGCTGAATCTGGTGAAAGTGTTGTTGAACTCATTCCTGTAGTTTGCAGTACAGCAGGCAGCATCCCCTTTGCTCTCTGTAGTGTTTGTTTCTTAACTTTAGTGCTTCTTTAAACCATGAGAGTTTCATCCTCaattctttttcaaaaacatttcctCTCTTTAGCACATTTTCTGTGCCACCATCCCAGAGCTCTTCTCCCGTTAACGCTCATGTGTGGCTCTTCGCGGTGGCGATGTAAGAGTTTGCAGAAGTCACTGCGAGTAACCGAGCTCATCCTCACCCTCTCCAGCCCGCCGGCTTCCAGCAGGGATCGCATTCCACAGAAGggctcaggttggaagggacctgtgGCTCATCTGGGCCAAGCTCCCTGCGCAAGCAGGGTCACCCCAGAGCGCACGGCACAGGATCGCAGTCGGGGAGAGCGCACGGGCAGGAGCGATGCTGAACGGCGGCGGAGCGAGCGCGTTAAAAATCCCTCACCGGCTCCGTGACAGAGCAGCGGGGCGGCGCGGAGCCTCGGGCACTGCCGGCTGCTCTCGGTGTCCGAGCGGGGAGAACCCGGTATCCCCAGCTAGGGCAGCGTGTTCACTGCCCCGCTGACCGCGGCACAAGGGCGCGGGGCAGTCGGTGCCGGTGTCGGTGCGGGCCTGTGGGTGTCGGTGCAGGGCAGTCGGTGCCGGTGTCGGGTGTCGTACGGGGCTGTGGGTGTCGGTGCAGGGCAGTCGGTGCCGGTGTCGGGTGTCGTGCGGGGCTGTGGGTGTCGGTGCAGGGCAGTCGGTGCCGCTGTGGGTCCCGGCGGGGCGCGGCCCCTTTAAGGCCGCGGGTTCCCTGCGCCGCCCGGCGGAGTCGCCGCGCGCCGCTCGGGGAGCGGCGTCACGTGGGGCGCGGCGGCCTCGTGACCGGCCGCGAGCGCAGCACCGGGGCCGCCGCTCCGCGCGCGCCGCTGGGGAGGGGCCGCTCCcgtcccctccccgccccccccccccccgcgggcccctcgcgccgccgccgcccccgagctccggcgcccccgggcggggcggggcggccggcgcgcgccgggcccggcgccgcTTCCTGGTCGGCCCCGCGGGACGAGGCAGCGCCGGCCCAGCATGGACAGCAAACCGCTGCTGCAGGAGCGGCCCCCCGCCTACAGCCCCGCCGCGCCTGCCGCGCCGGGCTACGACTACGGGCACGGCAACTACGGCGCCATCCCCGCCCCGCAACCCGGCTTCCAGCCGCCCCCGCCGTACTCCTACCCGGGCGCCGCTGCCGCCCCAGGTGGGTCACGGGCGGCGCCGACTCTGCGGGGCTGCGGGTGGGGGGTTCCCCGGTGTGCGGAGCGGGCGCCCGAGCGCCCCGCTGCCCCTTCgctggggcggggggcggcTGTGGAGAGGCCCCCCCTGCTCCCGGGGCTGGGCGGGGGTGCCCCGGGGCCGCGGGCTCGGGAGCCGCGCTGGGGCCGGCCGGCAGGAGCGGGGAGCTCCCGGGCCGCTCCGCGTGCGGCTCCCGCGGCGCACGGAGGCGCTGGGGCTGTCGCGGCTCCCCCGCTCGAAGGCAGCGCAGGGAGGCGGGTGCGCCGGGATCCAGGTGCTCCAAAGCGCCATCTCCCTTTGCCCTCCTTCCCTCGGGGCCCCTGAGGTGTTTGTGTTGTGCtcttccccaaaatcccggcTGGGATCACGGGCGTTCCTAACACGCGCGGGTTTTCTGCCTCGGAATTAtggcagagccacagctgtgcTTGGCACTGAAACAGATCCGAAACTTGTTCTTTGCCTGCACTTCGCTGTACTCTggttaatgtttgtttttttttttctgacacacTTCAGTAGTCTGAGAGAGACTtaggcaggtgaggaggagcaATACTTTCATTAACAATTAATACTAACATCTGCCGAAGAAAGAAGTAGCCTCTCAGGAAAGAGGAATGCTTCAAAAATTACGGATGTTACACAGCAGACACAGACCCCCATCTTTGAGTTGAACCTTGAGGCTATATGTTGATTTTCCTGTTGATAACTTGAAGCTTGTTTTCCTGCAATACAGGTATTAGTGGCTATCTTCAGTTTGAATAGTGAGGTTGCCAGACTTCACAGGTAGATAACTTGATTGAAGAAAGTCTGAGAACTTGGGAAATAAACTCAAAATGGATTATAACTGGGCAAATTGTGCCTTTATTACACTGCATACATCTAACCATccatttcaaaagctttttttaaaatacaatttaaattttttaatgttcataAAGCAGTTAAAGCCTTCTGTCTTCTATCTACAATCATTAAAATAACTCATTGTTTTGCTAATAACATGGACTTTATGAAAGTTGAGGTTTTTTCCTATGCTGTCTCTTTCTGCTTGCATCCTATCACTCCTACCTTGCTTTCCAGTTAGAAAATAAGTATATGGAATTAAAGCTTGAAACTAAAGGAAGATTTACTAAGTTTCAAGTCGTTTGTCTGCTGGAGTGGAACATTCTTGATATATAACATCCAGAAGTGAAAGCTAGGGTCATTGTTTAAACAGTTTTTCCTGGGTGCTCAGCAGCATTGAAACAAAATCTTGAAGTTAATGATTAGCTCAGTGTCCTTTTGGGATGGTTAAATTGATACTTGGGTTTATGAAGAGGCTTTGCTATTAGATGTGCCAGGTGTTCCAGTTCTGATTTTGATAGAGTTTAAAGTGCATAATCAAGACTACATTCctgtttattattttccatgttttgttGTCATACCGGTAAATTATCATTGTTCTGTGTGCCTTGCGTGTGGTGattgaagggtttttttcttattttagggTATGCTGTTCCTCCACCAACATCACAGCCAAACTATTCGAGCACGTACACCATCATTCAACAGCCTGCCACCACCacttctgtagtagtagttgGTGGCTGTCCTGCCTGCAGGTAAAATGGCTTTTGAGGAATTAAACTCTGTCTTGGGTTTTGTTATTTAAGATAGAGGTGTCCATATGGTTCCTCAGTTTTCAGTagcttttctttgtgtgtgtattACAATTAACTGAAAAGGCACTTAAGCTCTAGGAGTGGAATGCTTTGCTTTGTGGAGTGTGAGCTTGTCCTGGTGGGCTCGTGACATGTGCTATAAATAATGCAAGACTCTTCAAACGTGAATTTGTTCTTTAAGATGGAGGTAGATCTGTAAGTGATACTTCTAATGAAATGGCACTTCAGTAACAGAGGTAACAGATCATTTCTTGGGGAAAAGCATGACAGGAAGTCCTTTCTGATGTGTTTATGCCTGGTGATGGTGAGTAGCATGATTTTATTGTGAAACTCTATAATCTTTGACCATAGTCACTTCTGGTTTCCTGGCAGTACTGTGGAAGAACTTCTGCTGTTGTGGTGTGTGTTCCCATTCTCAGTCCAATCTGTGCAAAACCAGTGAAAACATTGGTGGTTTAAAGCTTTACAATATCTCTAAAAGTCCTTTAACTGCAGAAGAACAGAGAAATTGATAACCAGACCAAAAATGTCACTCTGCTGCAGTggtgaaaaccagaaaatgtggTCAGCTGTCACATGGAGTTGCAGCAAGAGGACAACTTCCCCCTTTGGAGATCACAGCCATAAACAAGGAAGGAGGCACTCAGTTTTCTCACTAGTGCTGTAAGTCAGCTGTAGTCCCTTTCACTTCTCAGTTCTCTTCCTGGGATATTGGCCATGGCTGAGGGCAGAGGGATTGCTGCTGGTGCAGTTCAGGcgctgctctgcctggccagCTGTGACTCAGATGCAGGCACATTCCCCTCTGTTAAAGTGTACAGGAGTTACCCTTGGGGTGTCTTGCAAGGAGGCATTTGATACTCTGCAGGTGTGAGCCCTTCCTTGCCTTTCAGAACGTGTAGGAAAACCTGCCTGAGTAGCTGAAGTGATTCCAGTGTGGTGTGTGATGAATGTGACAGAGGATGTCATATGGCAGAGGCTGTAGCCCAAGTGGAAAAGTTGGAAAAGTTGGTGTTTGTCTGAGAGTCAATACCTGCCTTCAGAGGTGGTTTCAAATAAGAAGTATCCTGTGGTGTTATGTAAAAAACAGGTGCCTGTTGAAATGGCACTAGTTAAGGCTGAAAAACCTGTACCAGCTAGAGCTATTGATCTAAAAGGTGTGTGTTTTAAACAGTGGGGGAAAGCAAGTGCTGAGCTGTTCAGAGGATGTGGTAGATCCTGCCACATAAGTGATTACATCAACATGCTGATGCTACATGCTGATGCTCAGCCAGAAGACAGGGCAGATGTTGTGCATGGCTTGGAGAGAGACAGGCAGTGTATTTATACACACAGGTTTTCTGGCCTTGACCCCAGGACAGCTCAGAGCGTTTCACTGGGGAAGTGCTCTTGGAAATAGCTTAAAATGGGTAGGCTCTTGttgctattattttttctttttctggaagttcatagaatatgctgagttgggagggacccatcaggatcatctagtccaactcctggccctgtacAGGACACTCCAAGGatcccaccatgtgcctgagggcattgtccaaacacttgaTGAACTCAGACAGGCTTGAGGCTTCTGGGATGGTCTAGGAAAGACTTTTGAAACAATCATTTGCACATATATTATATAACTTTGGCcaaatttttgaaaatgagCAGTCTGTTGTTAGTTAAGTGATCTCACTTGAATAGCTTTCTTAAGTCATCAGCTATGCCCAACTGGAAGTACCCATTGTGGACTCTTTCCTAAAGCAAAATACTCTCCACAAAATCCTAGTTTACTCTTGGATCCTCAGTTTCTGTTTtaggctttgaaaaaaaaaaaaaaaagtgaggagGACTGTGAGCTATTTGGGATCAGGGAATCCCAAGGATGAGTAACTGTATCTAGTAATGGTGTGTCAGTCTCCTTTGCCCTATTACAATGTTAGTTCCTAATTGTCCTAATTGAGAAAAAAACTCCATCTTCTTTGATTTCTCAAGACCTTAAACACAGTTCTAGTTTACTTTCATGTCCTGGAAACCTATTTTATGATGAATGCATTGTGCAGCTACACTCTGAATACTGCCCTGAACAGAAAAGATGTTTAAGGGacattgaaaaatattaaaagctatTAATGGTACATTAAAAACTTTGTTATTAAACTACCAGGTCATTTGTCCTGTTACTTTCCTGATTTGATGGTGCATGATTGTTAGAGAAGTCCATCTGCTTTAGATCACCAGGAAAAGCCTTGTGTGTGGCTGTGGGATGATGTAACTGATGGAGGAACCTAAAGGCCATCAAGAAGATTTCTGCCATCAGAAATACAAAGCACTCTGTTGCCCTATGGCATGTATTCATGTTGCTGATTGAAATCAAAACCATTTCCAGCGTAAAATATATGGTCTTGAGGAGAAATATGCAGTATTGGTCTGTTATTTGAATTGGTGTCTATTTTACTGCAGTCATGAGTGATCTTGGAGTTAATAAGCTGGCTCAAGTACAGTCCatctttgggctttttttttttttttatagtattTAGTAATAAAAAGTACAAAGTATCTCCAGCAGTAGCCTCTCTGAAGTTGGTAATATGCCCGTGGTGACTGGAAATTGCattcctgcccttctccctCTGAAGCACTGCTGCCATCTGAGGGATGACTCTCCTGTCTCTTGCTTAGAGCTATTCCTCACATTGAGCTCATTCATCACTGGGCAGTGTTGCTTTCTAGTTACAGACTTCAGTTTTAATGTGTTCCATCCTTCCTTGCACTCTCAGAATGTCTTTGATGGTTGGAGTCCTGTTTTCTCAGTGTGTGTTCTCCCAGCCCTGATGTACAGAGAATTAAACTGAGTTGCACAACCTTGTCAGCTTTATGGCTTCTAGTTGACATTTAAGGTTTGGCCAAGTCGTgcttttaaactattttatgTTCCCGAGTACATGTTGAGTCATTACAGGCACTGACTTTACATACCCTGCTGTGGAATTATCTTTTTAACTTGGAAAATGCAGCCTGGCTGCTTTACTTGTGgtcactttcattttctttttctccatcttttgtTGTTGGCAATAACTAACTGCTCAGGAATGTTTGCTTTCCTGTTATTTACCAGAAGAAAGttccttttaaaaactgtaaaaatattcTCTTGATCTGATGATTGCAAAAGTCAGTTCCTTCAGAATCTGGGAGAGAGCCTTTGATGGGCCCCGTTGGGTTTGTGTATTTTCCTGTTCAGCTGTATTCAGTTGCTAGAAAGAGCAAGGGAAAGGACCTCACATGGCTGCAGCTTCACTTCTGACAGCTACAGTGCATCTGCTGGACCAGCAGTGTAGTGGGTCTCACATTATGCCAACACCGAAGCTTCTTCCTGAACTGGAAGATGAGACAAGTTtaattaaaactgtatttattcTGAGATGTCTTATAGCATTCTCCCTGCCACaggtgtggttttggtttgttgttatggtgagttttttttaatttattggggtttttttttttgacttgaCAACGTTGTAACTTCTCAGGTTTCAGTTGAAATTTTGTTTTCGTCTATTACACGTTTCCTGAGGAACTCGCCTCTAGAAAAATTGCACTTAGGTGATCAAGTCCTTCCAAATTTCAGCCTTCTGCTCTTCCATTCTTTCAGTCACAAATGATGTGTGGGCTTTGATAAAAGGCTGCTCAGGATACAGTCTTTCTATAGTTGTTCACTATTTAAACTTCATGTAAATATTCTTAGTATAATTTAATTATAGTCACTGGTTAATTAtgtaaggaattttaaaaaaggcaacagCAAAACACCTGTTTAGAGAGCATGTCTGAGAGTGTGAGCAAACCtgaggatttttgttttccagcagcaggctggagatCCTTTTGAACCTTGTGAGTGAAGCAAACTCTGCAATACCTTTTTGAGAGTGCTGTGAAGAGGACAGGGAAGAAGAAAGCTTTGATCCAGCAGACTGGGGCAGATGCCACGAGGGCAGTTTGGAATTCCtgactgggagagctgggacctttcccagctcagcagcagctgctgagcaggaaGCTGCTCGCTGAGCCCTGCAGAGTGGAGGGATAAGCCTGTAGCAGGGTCCCACATGagaacagcacagctctggctgcttctgAGGGGTTTTGTTCCACTGGTCTGACCTGATTTGCAGACAATAATCAAAACACATTAATCTCATGAAGTCTcatttcttagaaaaataaGGCACAGCAGGAATGTGTTCCCCAGTGGGactgtataaaaataataatctggTCTCTAATGCCTAGTCTGTCACTGACCCCAaattacagcaattttttttcttagagtCACCATTTGTCTTGAAGAATACTTGTGTGATAGTTAGGATTTCATTGTAGCAGTGAGTTGTtctgggagagaggagggagctgcCCCTGTTTGTTGCTCACCACAGCAGTACTGATTGGGCTCTGTGTGCAGACAAGGGAGGAAAagccccagcagggctcagTGGGGTTCACCCTGCTGGATGTACACCCCACAgagagctctggctgctgtgctcagcctcctttgccaggctgggctcttgGTGTGAAGCCTTGAGGCTCATCTCCTGATTAGAACTGGAATTATAGCAGtggtgctcctgcagcagggaaggctgGTGGTTTGGAGGCAtttcaataaagaaaaacagctaGATACAGTCTGCTCCCATTGCCAGGATTCCTCTGCTTCTGCAGCCAGGCCTCTGTATAGGAAGTGAGGCCTAAAGCATAAGGAAATTCAGATAAATTTGTAAATACTGTTGTGCCTCTTAACTtggaagtgatttttaaatgtaattgcATTTACATATGTGTATATCTTGTGCTGAGGTGGGCAAGCCAGTGGCTACATAGAGATTTGGGCTTCTTGTGAATATGGATCAAAACCATTCAAGATGCCATCAAGCTGAGGCTGGAGAAGCTGATACCCCtcttcacagaaattaaaactgtAAACATCCAGTGCTTACTCAGTAGTTCCATATACAattgtcaaatatttttcttctgcagctgcaggtgagaTTTAAACATTCTGAACatagctgctgctgttgcattAGCCAGGAGATGATGAAGAATCATTGGCTGGTTTTGTTAGTATGTTCAAAATTAAAGATTTAGCGTGTAGCTGCTATAGTCCATGCTTGTCCCTGCTCTGATGTTCCCATTCAAATCTAAACTTTGAAACTCAACCAACCTCTGTGGCAGAAGA
Encoded here:
- the BRI3 gene encoding brain protein I3 gives rise to the protein MDSKPLLQERPPAYSPAAPAAPGYDYGHGNYGAIPAPQPGFQPPPPYSYPGAAAAPGYAVPPPTSQPNYSSTYTIIQQPATTTSVVVVGGCPACRVGVLEDTFTCLGVLCAIVFFPIGILFCLALRQRRCPNCGAAFG